The Erigeron canadensis isolate Cc75 chromosome 4, C_canadensis_v1, whole genome shotgun sequence genome window below encodes:
- the LOC122597171 gene encoding uncharacterized protein LOC122597171 encodes MDDGYKHFTHDHNLTMNQAHESVKMSCSACHSLVIGTMYNCWQCNFVLHEQCFHATRSLQHPLHPSHPLTLLPHPTYIQNMYYCSLCELSGTGLSYACADCEFDLHMHCALSDSTDTDTENHDQELASQSQQNSYATQNVYPPSVQNHNQYSNMQEEIASLAREKERIRMDAQRHEILRERYRLEAKIRQDCIDLI; translated from the coding sequence ATGGATGATGGGTACAAGCATTTTACCCATGATCACAACCTCACCATGAACCAAGCACATGAATCAGTCAAGATGTCCTGCTCCGCCTGCCACTCCTTGGTCATTGGGACCATGTACAATTGTTGGCAATGCAACTTCGTGTTGCACGAACAATGCTTTCATGCAACCCGGTCACTTCAACACCCGTTACACCCTTCTCATCCTCTCACCTTATTACCTCACCCAACTTATATTCAGAATATGTATTACTGCAGTCTTTGTGAACTTTCAGGAACAGGATTATCCTATGCATGTGCGGATTGTGAGTTTGATCTTCATATGCATTGCGCTCTGTCCGATTCTACAGATACGGATACTGAAAATCATGATCAAGAATTGGCGTCCCAAAGTCAACAGAATTCTTATGCAACACAAAATGTTTACCCTCCCAGTGTTCAAAATCATAATCAATATTCAAATATGCAGGAGGAAATAGCTAGTCTGGCAAGGGAGAAAGAACGCATCAGGATGGACGCACAAAGGCATGAGATTCTGAGGGAAAGGTATCGGTTAGAGGCTAAAATACGTCAAGACTGCATAGACCTGATATAG
- the LOC122597172 gene encoding uncharacterized protein LOC122597172, translated as MPEGVQVSCCGCNSTATKTVYICSQCNFYLHEQCFHATRSWKHPSHPMHPLNLFPYPTYPSNSFYCNLCKIIGTGFSYSCSDCDFDIHVHCAYSISNANTFHHPHPSVTTTHPHDISYPNNEIVSPHFHSQISSTVPNVDSASPSIPIDSRTNIQRHEEVMLEEAMDNARINAMVQQDILDLWS; from the coding sequence ATGCCAGAAGGTGTCCAAGTGTCATGTTGTGGCTGCAACTCTACAGCCACCAAGACGGTATACATTTGCAGCCAATGCAATTTCTACTTACATGAGCAGTGTTTTCATGCTACCCGGTCATGGAAACACCCATCACACCCTATGCACCCACTCAACTTGTTTCCTTATCCCACATACCCTTCAAATTCCTTCTACTGCAATTTATGCAAAATCATCGGAACTGGTTTCTCCTATTCTTGTTCAGATTGTGATTTTGATATCCATGTTCATTGTGCTTATTCCATTTCTAATGCTAATACCTTTCATCACCCGCATCCATCAGTGACTACTACTCACCCACACGATATTTCCTATCCAAACAATGAAATAGTATCACCACATTTTCATAGCCAAATTTCCTCCACAGTCCCTAATGTTGATTCTGCTTCTCCTTCTATTCCCATTGATTCAAGAACTAACATACAGAGGCATGAGGAAGTAATGCTTGAGGAAGCAATGGATAATGCTAGGATAAACGCTATGGTTCAGCAAGACATATTAGACCTGTGGTCATGA
- the LOC122598671 gene encoding uncharacterized protein LOC122598671, protein MDIGHKHFTHGHNLTLNQAHEAAKMSCSGCNSLVIGTMYICWQCNFVLHEQCFRATRSLKHPSHPSHPLTLFPYPTYPSNSFYCNSCKLSGTGLSYSCSDCEFDLHVYCAQSSSNNTNTNNPATLTQVNNYYHGQEAMSQSQQYSYVTQNVYPPSAQNHNPITNPQHSSMNSNMQEEEISLAREKERIRMDAQRHEIVLERYRLEAKIRQDCIDLI, encoded by the coding sequence ATGGATATTGGGCACAAGCATTTTACCCATGGCCACAACCTCACCTTGAACCAAGCACATGAAGCAGCCAAAATGTCGTGCTCGGGCTGCAACTCATTGGTCATTGGGACCATGTACATTTGTTGGCAATGCAACTTCGTGTTACACGAACAATGCTTTCGTGCAACCCGGTCACTCAAACACCCGTCACACCCTTCTCATCCTCTCACCTTGTTTCCTTACCCAACTTATCCCTCCAATTCATTTTACTGCAATTCTTGTAAACTATCTGGAACCGGATTATCCTATTCATGTTCGGATTGTGAGTTTGATCTTCATGTCTATTGTGCTCAGTCTAGTTCTAACAATACGAATACCAATAATCCTGCAACACTCACTCAAGTAAACAACTATTATCATGGTCAAGAAGCGATGTCCCAAAGTCAACAATATTCTTATGTAACACAAAATGTTTACCCTCCCAGTGCTCAAAATCATAACCCAATTACCAATCCTCAACATTCTTCCATGAATTCAAATATGCAGGAGGAAGAAATTAGTCTGGCTAGGGAGAAAGAACGCATCAGGATGGACGCACAAAGGCATGAGATTGTGTTGGAAAGGTATCGGTTAGAGGCTAAAATTCGTCAAGATTGCATAGACCTGATTTAG
- the LOC122597173 gene encoding metacaspase-4-like, translating into MVKLAYICNLLITSYIDILKQQTGKEDIGVGSVTPTLFDMFGEDSSPKVKKFMKFFLNKFQGNNKSSSGSFLGNGGGLAQEFLKQKLEKNSDYAKPAMETNIGRKEDAYAGSNKRDLPENGILISGCQTHETSADATPGGKLDQAYGALSSAIQTIIEESDGNVSNHKLVTEARRLLKKQVFTQHPGLYLAIIL; encoded by the exons ATGGTAAAGCTTGCTTAT ATATGCAACCTACTTATAACCAGTTACATTGACATACTAAAACAACAAACCGGCAAAGAGGATATAGGTGTTGGGTCCGTGACGCCAACATTGTTTGATATGTTTGGTGAAGATTCGAGTCCAAAGGTGAAGAAGTTCATGAAGTTCTTCTTGAACAAGTTCCAAGGAAACAATAAATCCAGTAGCGGCAGTTTTCTAGGGAATGGTGGGGGTCTGGCTCAGGAATTTCTCAAACAAAAGCTGGAAAAGAACTCAGACTATGCAAAACCCGCAATGGAAACAAATATTGGAAGGAAAGAAGATGCATATGCCGGATCAAACAAACGTGATCTACCTGAAAATGGCATCTTGATCAGTGGGTGCCAGACCCATGAGACTTCAGCTGATGCTACACCAGGTGGCAAGCTAGATCAAGCATATGGGGCACTTAGCAgtgcaattcaaacaattatTGAAGAATCCGATGGGAATGTCAGCAATCACAAACTCGTGACTGAGGCTAGGAGGTTGTTAAAGAAACAGGTGTTCACTCAACACCCGGGTCTGTACTTAGCTATAATATTGTGA
- the LOC122595957 gene encoding putative F-box protein At4g21240, translating to MSEYIPFEIQTEIIKRLPAKSALKFRLVSKPWNSYIGSSDFIIAHHRRNIHHQPPRLLAWCKNPSDVDIYVTLFDDDDSFYRQDFTPKSQGLSKVLMDLKVVDCSLGLVCLYGSHYHDPSTSVAILWNPLIKKSVQVVLPPSTTASATRVLAGFGVCPVTFDPTVVSISLPWNAQVFTLTSGTWRSLMSSNLSRRNINLPSAGVGSQVVIDKFIYLNAREWRFVDKVAKPQNVNLIVSFDMTTHEFDVIQLPDTLSHANFLKFSKMRDSIVVVEFMSVNMEINVVWVMEDIVTKSFSKRYAIKAPNPTTKDVLGFRNSGESIMEAQYHGEGTLEVYEPCSEHISKLGINGKPFSFFVSPYVETLLLLDQADCHIHADSD from the coding sequence atgtcagaatACATTCCCTTTGAAATCCAAACTGAAATCATCAAAAGGCTTCCTGCCAAGTCCGCCCTAAAATTCAGACTTGTTTCAAAACCCTGGAATTCTTACATCGGAAGTTCCGACTTTATTATCGCTCATCACCGTCGCAACATTCACCACCAGCCACCCCGTCTACTTGCTTGGTGCAAAAACCCATCAGACGTTGACATTTATGTTACGCTTTTTGACGACGACGACTCTTTCTACCGACAAGACTTTACTCCCAAGTCTCAGGGTCTGAGTAAAGTACTTATGGATCTTAAAGTAGTTGACTGCTCTCTTGGCTTGGTGTGCTTATATGGTTCTCATTATCACGATCCATCAACAAGCGTTGCTATTCTTTGGAACCCTTTAATCAAAAAATCCGTTCAGGTTGTTTTGCCGCCCTCTACTACTGCTTCTGCTACAAGAGTTTTGGCTGGTTTTGGGGTTTGCCCCGTCACTTTTGACCCTACTGTTGTCAGCATTAGCCTACCATGGAACGCTCAAGTTTTTACATTGACCTCAGGGACTTGGAGGAGCCTCATGTCGAGCAATCTGTCCCGTAGAAATATTAATCTGCCATCCGCTGGGGTAGGCTCTCAGGTAGTTATagataagtttatttatttgaatgctCGTGAATGGAGGTTTGTTGATAAGGTTGCAAAACCTCAGAATGTCAATTTGATTGTATCATTTGATATGACTACTCATGAGTTTGATGTCATACAACTCCCAGATACCTTATCACACGCCAATTTCTTAAAGTTTTCTAAGATGCGAGACTCAATTGTTGTGGTTGAATTCATGAGCGTAAACATGGAAATTAATGTCGTTTGGGTTATGGAAGATATTGTAACGAAATCGTTCTCAAAGCGATACGCCATTAAAGCACCAAATCCAACAACGAAGGACGTTCTAGGTTTTAGAAACAGTGGGGAATCTATAATGGAAGCACAGTATCATGGTGAAGGAACACTTGAAGTTTATGAACCGTGCTCAGAACACATCAGTAAGCTTGGGATTAATGGAAAacccttttctttctttgtaaGCCCTTATGTGGAAACTCTACTACTGCTTGATCAAGCAGATTGTCATATTCATGCCGACTCTGATTGA
- the LOC122596199 gene encoding uncharacterized protein LOC122596199, with protein MDQGDYKHFSHSHSLIMHQMPEGIEVSCSGCNSSCVGTVFVCWQCNFFLHEQCYRATRSLKHPSHPQHPLSLVPYPTYPSNSFYCNSCEIIGTGFSYSCSDCEFDLHVQCAYSISRATSFKKTHLFQELVPQSWINGQNSNMVHNVPFVSVPDHSLPIPFTTSQNPYMPPSSFPDQYHPTGPDVTYVSAPPSRQNSIPSVHDPTTYHNSIASAQYPSMVQTGHSVSNPNYPPNPIPHTQDSVSHVGPSVPDHSLPIPFTTTQNLYMPPSSLPNQYHPTGPDVAYVSAPPSRQNSIPTSHDPTTYHNPIATAQYPSMVQTGHSVSNPSNPPNPIPQAQDSVSHDRPSVTIPTSPENTVPVPLYPSIDHTASSVSVPTNPPNPITSTQDPSTPQHKPSVSIPNISQSSISNVQYSTMGHNGPSVSIPTIQPDPITRPQDPSMPQNGSKNKVFMHFSHPHKLSVVDLQESEENEITCSACEDTLVGKGYSCVEPKCDFHLHESCFNLKKEIRHKSHPEHPLTLLPVAPYNNTNGEFTCNACFSDGTGYTYHCSICTFDLHIQCVNLPETMKRNDHEHELKLFYSCPMKGERENFTCHVCHEEVPKERWVYYCEPCDYGTHLGCVDCEECEGDSTVTDAQAHLQSVMDTQVQLQRLQLQMQMASQQAQFMASMGASLANLV; from the coding sequence ATGGATCAAGGTGATTACAAGCATTTCAGCCACTCACATAGCTTAATCATGCACCAGATGCCCGAAGGCATTGAAGTCTCGTGTTCTGGTTGCAACTCTTCCTGCGTTGGAACTGTATTTGTTTGCTGGCAATGTAACTTTTTCCTTCACGAGCAATGCTACCGAGCCACTAGATCTCTTAAACACCCATCACACCCTCAGCATCCCCTTTCTTTGGTTCCTTACCCAACTTACCCTTCCAATTCCTTCTACTGCAATTCCTGTGAAATCATTGGAACCGGGTTTTCCTATTCTTGTTCTGATTGTGAATTTGACCTTCATGTTCAATGCGCTTATTCCATTTCAAGAGCAACAAGTTTTAAGAAAACTCATCTATTCCAAGAACTAGTGCCACAAAGTTGGATTAATGGACAAAATTCTAACATGGTTCACAATGTTCCCTTTGTTTCTGTCCCTGATCATAGTCTTCCAATTCCGTTCACCACTTCCCAGAATCCTTACATGCCTCCAAGTTCGTTTCCTGATCAATATCATCCCACGGGCCCTGATGTAACATATGTTTCTGCTCCACCGAGTCGTCAGAATTCAATTCCCTCTGTTCATGATCCAACCACTTATCATAATTCGATTGCTAGTGCCCAATATCCGTCCATGGTTCAAACGGGTCATTCTGTTTCTAATCCTAATTATCCTCCAAATCCTATTCCACACACCCAAGATTCAGTTTCTCATGTTGGACCTTCTGTCCCTGATCATAGTCTTCCAATTCCGTTCACCACTACTCAGAATCTTTACATGCCTCCAAGTTCGCTTCCTAATCAATATCACCCCACAGGCCCTGATGTAGCATATGTTTCTGCTCCACCTAGTCGTCAGAATTCAATTCCTACTTCTCATGATCCAACCACTTATCATAATCCGATTGCTACTGCACAATATCCGTCCATGGTACAAACTGGTCATTCTGTTTCTAATCCTAGTAATCCTCCAAATCCTATTCCACAAGCCCAAGACTCAGTTTCTCATGATAGACCTTCTGTTACCATTCCCACTTCTCCTGAAAATACAGTTCCTGTCCCCCTATATCCTTCCATAGATCATACTGCATCTTCTGTTTCCGTCCCCACTAATCCACCTAATCCGATTACTAGCACCCAAGATCCATCAACGCCTCAACACAAACCTTCTGTTTCCATTCCAAATATTTCTCAGAGTTCCATTTCTAATGTCCAGTATTCTACAATGGGTCACAATGGACCTTCTGTTTCTATTCCAACTATTCAGCCCGATCCAATTACTAGACCCCAAGATCCTTCGATGCCTCAAAATGGATCGAAAAATAAAGTGTTTATGCATTTCAGCCACCCTCACAAATTATCTGTAGTTGATTTACAAGAAAGCGAAGAAAATGAGATTACTTGTTCAGCATGTGAAGACACCCTAGTTGGTAAGGGCTATTCATGTGTCGAACCAAAATGCGACTTTCATCTTCATGAATCATGTTTTAACTTAAAGAAAGAAATCCGCCACAAGTCACACCCCGAACACCCTCTGACTCTACTCCCAGTAGCGCCTTACAACAATACAAATGGCGAATTTACTTGTAATGCATGTTTTAGTGACGGTACAGGTTATACCTATCACTGTTCTATCTGTACATTTGATCTACACATCCAATGTGTAAACTTACCTGAAACAATGAAACGAAATGATCATGAACACGAGCTTAAGTTATTCTACTCGTGCCCAATGAAAGGAGAAAGGGAAAATTTTACCTGTCATGTTTGCCACGAGGAAGTCCCAAAGGAACGATGGGTGTACTATTGTGAACCGTGTGATTATGGTACACATTTGGGTTGTGTTGATTGCGAAGAATGTGAAGGGGACAGTACTGTGACCGATGCACAAGCCCATCTCCAAAGTGTTATGGATACACAAGTCCAGCTCCAGAGGCTTCAGCTTCAAATGCAAATGGCTTCACAGCAAGCGCAGTTTATGGCTAGCATGGGTGCAAGCCTGGCAAACTTGGTATAG
- the LOC122595593 gene encoding metacaspase-4-like, whose protein sequence is MGKKAVLIGCNYAGTKAELRGCINDVKRMHQCLIERFGFSEEDINVLIDSDESYVKPTGKNIRKALADLVGSAEAGDYLFVHYSGHGTRLPAETGDDDDTGYDECIVPCDFNLINDDDFRELVDQVPHGCRITIVSDSCHSGGLIDEAKEQIGESYKNDTDEQQESGSGSGFGFRSFLHKTAESALESRGIRLPSGLRHRNRDEDEEEEPEETYEGDLHVKNKSLPLSTLIDILKQQTGKEDIDVGSVRPTLFDMFGEDSSPKVKKFMKVLLNKFQGNNESGGGGSGGFLGMVGGLAQEFLKQKLENDSDYAKPAMDTNVGRKEDAYAGSNKRDLPENGILISGCQTHETSADATPGGKPDQAYGALSNAIQTIIEESDGNVSNHMLVTEARRLLKKQGFTQHPGLYCDDNHVEASFVC, encoded by the exons atgggaaaGAAAGCAGTGTTGATCGGGTGCAACTACGCAGGAACAAAAGCAGAACTACGAGGATGCATTAACGATGTGAAACGTATGCATCAATGTCTGATTGAGAGGTTCGGGTTTTCAGAGGAAGACATAAATGTTCTGATTGATTCAGACGAGTCGTACGTGAAGCCAACTGGGAAAAACATAAGAAAAGCGTTGGCTGATCTGGTGGGGTCAGCTGAAGCAGGTGATTATTTGTTCGTACATTATAGTGGTCACGGGACTAGACTTCCTGCTGAAactggtgatgatgatgatactgGTTATGATGAGTGTATTGTTCCTTGTGATTTTAATCTCATTAACG ATGATGACTTCAGGGAGCTTGTTGATCAAGTGCCTCATGGTTGCAGAATCACCATTGTGTCAGATTCATGCCACAGTGGTGGGTTAATCGACGAAGCTAAAGAACAAATTGGTGAGAGCTACAAAAACGATACTGATGAACAACAAGAAAGTGGATCTGGATCTGGTTTTGGATTTAGAAGTTTCTTGCATAAAACTGCTGAGAGTGCATTGGAATCCCGTGGCATTCGCCTCCCTTCAGGGTTGCGCCATAGGAATcgtgatgaagatgaagaagaagagccAGAAGAAACCTATGAAGGCGATCTTCATGTCAAGAACAAATCTTTACCTCTTTCTACCCTCATTGACATACTAAAACAACAAACTGGCAAAGAGGATATAGATGTTGGATCTGTGAGGCCGACATTGTTTGATATGTTTGGTGAAGATTCGAGCCCAAAGGTGAAGAAGTTCATGAAGGTCCTCTTGAATAAGTTCCAAGGGAACAACGAAtccggtggtggtggtagtggcggtTTTCTTGGAATGGTGGGTGGTTTGGCTCAGGAATTCCTCAAACAAAAGCTGGAAAACGACTCAGACTATGCAAAACCCGCAATGGATACAAACGTTGGTAGGAAAGAAGATGCATATGCCGGATCAAACAAACGTGATCTACCTGAAAATGGCATTTTGATCAGTGGGTGCCAGACCCATGAGACTTCAGCTGATGCTACGCCAGGTGGCAAGCCTGATCAAGCATATGGGGCACTTAGCAatgcaattcaaacaattatTGAAGAATCAGATGGGAATGTTAGTAATCACATGCTCGTGACTGAGGCTAGGAGGTTGCTAAAGAAACAGGGGTTCACTCAACACCCGGGTCTGTACTGTGACGACAACCATGTTGAGGCCTCGTTTGTGTGCTAA